In Porphyromonas cangingivalis, a genomic segment contains:
- a CDS encoding DUF1896 family protein produces the protein MTAIRFSYYELSLLSFLRESHPEKAGDISFIKERAAAASEAYAEAFDAGLPITECIGIANKTLYAGLHFSHHDTISSVLWNEFSAEVPLEAVRETAIRLRPLLESIFAKYPISDEFAYMPEYNSLYTEITGFVQLKLEEDGKL, from the coding sequence ATGACAGCCATTCGATTTTCCTATTACGAGCTATCTCTGCTCTCCTTTCTTCGGGAAAGTCATCCCGAAAAAGCCGGTGATATTTCTTTTATCAAAGAGCGTGCGGCAGCTGCTTCCGAAGCCTATGCCGAAGCCTTCGATGCCGGACTTCCCATAACCGAATGTATCGGTATCGCCAACAAGACGCTCTATGCGGGTTTGCACTTTTCCCACCACGATACCATCTCCTCTGTTCTTTGGAACGAGTTCTCTGCTGAAGTGCCGCTTGAAGCGGTCAGGGAGACTGCTATCCGCCTGCGCCCGCTCTTAGAAAGCATCTTCGCCAAGTATCCGATTTCGGACGAGTTCGCCTATATGCCCGAATACAACTCCCTCTATACGGAGATTACGGGTTTTGTCCAACTAAAACTCGAAGAGGATGGCAAGCTATAA
- a CDS encoding TetR/AcrR family transcriptional regulator has product MASTWIEVALKEKNHFKIWLIKYSFIILHSEAENERSVLFKVMARTNNKEIILKEAFRLFLSKGYDAVSFADLVKATNISRGGMFHHFKGKEDIFNQVADRFVFSFFREGESFIESSESKTPLKDFLAHCTKIIGERMLHFSDTLGASVTAASFMSFVLYLKEHYASWQEKIQEYEEQEVKTWNEVIELAKKKSEIREDIDNGQIITVFRTLYLGLSYKGALIDRLSIEELQRLWEFIYQEYKL; this is encoded by the coding sequence GTGGCTTCGACATGGATAGAAGTGGCTTTAAAAGAAAAAAATCATTTCAAAATTTGGCTAATCAAATATTCTTTTATAATATTGCATTCAGAAGCAGAGAATGAACGTTCTGTTTTGTTTAAAGTAATGGCACGAACAAATAACAAAGAAATCATATTGAAGGAAGCTTTCAGGCTCTTTCTGTCTAAGGGATATGATGCGGTCAGCTTTGCAGATTTGGTCAAAGCAACGAATATTTCACGAGGAGGGATGTTTCATCACTTCAAAGGAAAAGAAGATATCTTCAATCAGGTGGCTGATCGTTTTGTATTTAGTTTTTTTCGAGAAGGAGAGAGTTTCATTGAATCTTCGGAGTCGAAAACGCCCTTGAAAGATTTTTTAGCTCATTGTACCAAGATAATTGGTGAACGAATGCTCCATTTTTCAGATACTCTGGGAGCTTCGGTTACAGCAGCTAGTTTTATGAGTTTTGTCTTGTATCTCAAGGAGCATTATGCATCATGGCAAGAAAAGATACAGGAGTATGAAGAGCAGGAGGTTAAAACATGGAATGAAGTTATAGAATTGGCAAAAAAGAAAAGTGAGATTCGGGAGGACATTGATAATGGTCAAATTATTACGGTATTTCGGACTCTTTATTTAGGACTGTCCTACAAAGGAGCTCTAATTGACCGCCTCTCTATTGAAGAGTTACAGAGGTTATGGGAGTTTATCTACCAAGAGTATAAATTATAA
- the gwsS gene encoding grasp-with-spasm system SPASM domain peptide maturase → MYLLIFPDIIITRGANRTLVFDTKKAGSFSYIPVIPEKLLERFRETTIEAISQSYSGEDLQIVKGFIDFILENKYGVLVQDIDHFPNVVEDYESPSVVEIMVIDIAEKEHRYSFIASQLRSLCCEHLQLRFFSSVSIAKIRQVLSPFLVYPWFSIELLISNPLWEDPQEIVDFLYDLPMVSIIVFNQNETKIFNVNSKYRSQSISSVLYTRQHFNSPMDCGVIHKDTLYNMSTLQSVIMSKKHNNCLYKKVFITKEGDVANCPCLPYTYGNIDKQDIELTKIVKSEIFQKKWEIIKDDIFVCRDCEFRYVCNDCRAFLDNLLEKPRKCTYNPYTSQWYDS, encoded by the coding sequence ATGTATTTATTAATTTTTCCAGATATTATTATTACTCGAGGTGCTAATAGGACATTAGTTTTTGACACGAAGAAGGCTGGCTCTTTTTCGTATATCCCTGTTATACCAGAAAAACTACTTGAGAGATTTAGAGAAACAACTATTGAGGCTATCAGCCAATCATACTCTGGGGAAGATCTCCAGATCGTAAAGGGATTCATTGATTTTATTCTTGAAAATAAATATGGAGTACTTGTTCAAGACATTGACCATTTTCCCAATGTTGTAGAAGATTACGAATCCCCTTCTGTTGTAGAAATTATGGTTATTGATATCGCAGAAAAAGAACATCGATATTCTTTTATTGCATCTCAGTTGAGAAGTCTTTGCTGTGAGCATCTTCAATTGAGATTTTTTTCATCAGTTTCCATCGCTAAAATCAGACAAGTTTTATCTCCATTTCTCGTCTATCCTTGGTTTTCGATAGAACTTCTTATTAGTAATCCTTTATGGGAAGATCCTCAAGAGATCGTAGACTTCTTGTATGATTTGCCCATGGTTTCAATTATTGTATTTAATCAGAATGAAACAAAAATATTCAATGTAAATTCAAAATACAGAAGTCAATCAATAAGCTCTGTATTGTATACACGACAACATTTTAATTCTCCTATGGATTGTGGTGTAATTCATAAGGATACACTATATAACATGAGTACTCTCCAATCTGTGATAATGTCAAAAAAACACAACAATTGCTTGTATAAGAAGGTTTTTATTACAAAAGAGGGAGATGTAGCAAATTGTCCATGCCTGCCGTATACTTATGGCAATATTGACAAGCAGGATATAGAGCTCACGAAAATTGTCAAAAGTGAGATATTTCAAAAAAAATGGGAGATTATAAAAGATGATATATTCGTCTGTCGTGATTGTGAATTTAGATACGTCTGTAATGATTGTCGGGCTTTTTTAGATAATCTCTTGGAAAAGCCTCGAAAATGCACATATAACCCTTATACATCTCAATGGTATGATTCATAA
- a CDS encoding DUF4099 domain-containing protein, with protein sequence MDEKIKDQEVLLVKEQKDESLRAVAGADEKGGLKTIPPTSENEQSFLKFDKHSNALENFLSNFMRQFKHPTPLNFFKVPFESAVASARVLSEMLKAPDVPSNKEMLDSARINPADHAGEQKQSFQGIDPDKVKWEQFEQMGVSRESLEKGKHLEELLQYRKTPLIPISIKIGEVSLYTDARLSLKAFGDGTFIPVVHAIRKEPQLEREFFGHTFTDEDKKALKETGNLGRIVELTFPGKEEPTRSFVSIDRLTNDIIALSTDRVRIPDEIKGVKLTDEQKKELSEGRSIYVDGMTSKTGKHFNANLQFNADKRSIEFRFGISKQEQRQRQASEGQQQTEQKELRVPQKMLGRDISSEEQAKLKAGQTVYMTGLIDKKGEPFNAYVRPNFEKNKFDFLKWNPDKFQAKEVTPDNASSTQVAVNSEGKTNEATKHVREPLKQGQTELTTGQEQKQEEKKRSKGMKM encoded by the coding sequence ATGGACGAAAAAATCAAAGACCAAGAAGTTCTTTTGGTCAAGGAACAGAAGGACGAGAGCCTCCGAGCTGTTGCCGGAGCAGATGAGAAAGGCGGACTAAAAACCATTCCGCCCACCTCCGAGAATGAACAGAGCTTTCTGAAATTCGACAAGCACAGCAATGCGCTGGAGAATTTCCTTTCCAACTTCATGCGACAGTTCAAGCATCCTACACCGCTGAACTTCTTCAAAGTGCCTTTTGAGAGTGCCGTTGCCAGCGCACGTGTGCTCTCGGAGATGCTCAAAGCACCGGATGTCCCCTCCAATAAGGAGATGCTGGACTCCGCCCGTATCAATCCTGCGGACCATGCAGGGGAGCAGAAGCAGTCCTTTCAAGGCATCGATCCCGACAAGGTGAAGTGGGAGCAGTTCGAGCAGATGGGCGTAAGCCGTGAGAGTCTGGAAAAGGGGAAGCATCTTGAAGAGTTGCTTCAATACCGCAAGACTCCGCTTATTCCCATCAGTATCAAAATCGGAGAAGTCTCCCTTTACACCGATGCCCGTCTTTCTTTGAAAGCCTTTGGAGACGGCACGTTTATCCCTGTTGTCCACGCCATCCGCAAAGAACCTCAATTGGAGCGTGAGTTCTTCGGGCATACCTTCACCGACGAGGATAAGAAAGCCCTCAAAGAAACGGGTAATCTCGGTCGTATTGTGGAACTGACCTTCCCCGGCAAAGAGGAGCCAACCCGCAGTTTTGTGAGCATCGACCGCCTGACGAACGACATCATCGCCCTGAGTACCGACCGGGTACGCATCCCCGATGAAATCAAAGGCGTGAAGCTGACCGATGAGCAGAAAAAGGAACTGTCGGAAGGTAGGAGCATCTATGTGGATGGTATGACCTCCAAAACGGGAAAGCACTTCAATGCAAATCTTCAATTCAATGCCGACAAGCGGTCGATTGAATTTCGTTTCGGTATATCCAAGCAGGAACAACGTCAAAGACAAGCCTCCGAAGGGCAGCAACAGACGGAGCAGAAAGAATTGCGTGTCCCCCAAAAGATGCTGGGACGGGACATTTCTTCCGAAGAGCAAGCGAAGCTCAAAGCAGGTCAGACGGTCTATATGACCGGGCTTATCGACAAGAAAGGAGAGCCTTTCAATGCCTATGTGCGTCCGAACTTCGAGAAGAACAAGTTCGACTTTCTCAAATGGAACCCCGACAAGTTCCAAGCCAAAGAGGTAACTCCCGACAATGCTTCCAGCACGCAGGTCGCTGTCAATTCCGAAGGCAAGACCAACGAGGCTACCAAGCATGTGAGGGAGCCACTCAAGCAGGGACAGACAGAGCTTACCACAGGGCAGGAACAAAAGCAAGAAGAGAAAAAACGTTCCAAGGGAATGAAAATGTAA
- the gwsG gene encoding grasp-with-spasm system ATP-grasp peptide maturase, producing MILISSRLDDASTSNVIDWLYYQAKDYLRFNGDGFDASFSYRNGLLYITSHYMEEEVPLICIDSFWYRKCGLNICQKTNSHTYDDIFPNKTEETYKYLSKHASEFALSEFKAYREFIFSHIIRKARTRLGSYKLRELNKIETLTLAKEIGLSVPKTFILNSKNELVKILEIYGNLIIKPLYEGVYDIGEEYAFVSYTSSISKDDLPNIPSYFPVALFQEQIEKQLEIRVIYIKEICYSIAMFTQAYEHSQIDGRRCPQEILRMTPYKLPLEIEKKIVTIMNQIGLSYGALDFILSKNNEIIFLEINPVGQFSAYGNACNYHLDKIISEQL from the coding sequence ATGATTTTAATTTCGTCACGTTTGGATGATGCTTCAACATCAAATGTCATTGATTGGTTATACTACCAAGCAAAAGACTATTTGAGATTTAATGGAGATGGCTTCGATGCTTCGTTCTCATATAGGAATGGTCTTCTATATATTACATCTCATTATATGGAGGAAGAAGTGCCTTTGATTTGCATTGACAGTTTTTGGTATCGAAAGTGTGGACTGAATATCTGTCAGAAAACGAACTCCCATACGTATGATGATATTTTTCCAAATAAAACAGAAGAGACATACAAATATCTTTCTAAGCATGCTTCAGAATTTGCCTTATCAGAGTTTAAGGCCTATAGAGAATTTATTTTCTCTCACATTATACGAAAAGCTCGCACAAGGCTAGGCAGCTATAAATTAAGAGAGTTAAACAAAATTGAGACACTGACCCTTGCCAAAGAGATTGGGTTATCCGTACCTAAAACATTTATACTTAACTCTAAAAATGAATTGGTTAAAATATTAGAAATATACGGAAATTTAATAATTAAACCCTTGTATGAAGGTGTGTATGACATTGGAGAAGAGTATGCATTTGTATCTTACACATCCTCTATAAGCAAGGATGATTTACCCAATATCCCTTCTTACTTTCCAGTTGCACTATTTCAAGAGCAGATAGAGAAACAACTCGAAATAAGAGTTATTTATATTAAAGAAATATGTTATTCGATAGCAATGTTTACTCAAGCTTATGAGCATTCTCAGATTGACGGACGCAGATGTCCACAAGAGATACTGAGAATGACCCCCTATAAATTACCACTAGAAATAGAAAAGAAAATCGTGACTATTATGAATCAGATTGGATTGTCATATGGAGCATTAGATTTTATTCTATCTAAGAATAATGAGATCATTTTTTTGGAAATCAACCCTGTTGGACAATTCTCTGCTTATGGAAATGCTTGTAATTATCACCTTGACAAAATAATCTCCGAACAGTTATGA
- a CDS encoding outer membrane beta-barrel protein → MKEKMDRKRARLIGFHDSFLLSGSNFVHFGTSLRDVLWEEIICRISVLKIVVLRKILLGVILVFVPMLSNAQDTEVSLSLKDSLGQSVDCAKCSVFRAKENLLVLSSWSNENGEVSFLVSSDDSYILKVSYMGASLKELHFDIPKGLDKLELGILRFNINSVLLDEVIVQGEKRISRKANNIKVNVKGSSLENIGTVIDILREIPRVVVQGDEIAILGKGIPNIYLNGRKVLNIDKILSIKSSEIRKIEVLGNPNGRYGVNTSSAIIITTSTSYQDIWGIDIMDKVGSKGKFSNALNATAYLNLSKISIKAGTNYIYGEKMYHKEDTYDYSVLDNQIRNRSVTELSGVQKNLSLSTEVVYRINNNHSINLFANVDPTVLGKEHLNGFLHHNDINNVNLVQEFNSITQTNSSNTLLSGAYHFNTTKTKIDFSGTYFYMKQNANRYLSTEQETSKFDQKSIAHNLTLKGDCEQNLSKVFSLFSGIEYIFTQRDGRYKTTNSNTDFFNQKQLTGYIALQANINKRWRAQAQMGMEFIDFKYFKNETIINGQSKRSLKYLPKLSVSYENEDFSLELSYNKTIDKPSYNQLSSNSFMSNKYLRWDGNPTLRNSYVHSLTTDLTYSWANLSLSYSRVKDGFFEVCTLLDPQSMIVKISPENLPDYNQFYAGLSMNPQIRNLGILADVGLQLQDLKYGGVSYNKPLIAYSFRLNYTFLKGVSLRCGISGHLKNGSYATGETKGYSNFDIRLSKSWMSGKLITQIYATDIFNKAYERILLNTNNILRQDYSHGGTRGIFLTVQYKWGKRNKSSGQTLSKEMMRLMY, encoded by the coding sequence ATGAAAGAGAAAATGGATAGGAAGAGAGCTAGACTCATAGGTTTCCACGATTCATTTTTGTTGAGTGGATCTAATTTTGTGCATTTCGGTACATCCCTGAGAGATGTGTTGTGGGAAGAGATTATCTGTAGAATATCAGTCCTCAAAATAGTTGTGCTGAGAAAAATTCTATTAGGTGTTATTCTCGTTTTTGTTCCTATGCTATCAAATGCCCAAGACACTGAAGTTTCTTTATCTTTGAAGGACTCATTGGGGCAAAGTGTTGATTGTGCTAAATGCTCTGTTTTTAGAGCAAAAGAAAACCTCCTTGTTCTTTCTTCATGGAGTAATGAAAATGGAGAAGTCTCATTTCTCGTATCTAGCGATGATAGTTATATATTGAAAGTTTCATATATGGGCGCATCACTCAAAGAACTTCATTTTGACATACCTAAAGGGCTAGATAAGCTAGAGTTAGGTATTCTACGCTTCAATATAAACTCTGTGTTGCTTGATGAAGTTATTGTTCAAGGGGAAAAAAGGATTTCTAGAAAGGCCAATAATATTAAGGTAAATGTCAAGGGAAGTTCCTTAGAAAACATTGGTACAGTCATAGATATTTTGAGGGAAATTCCTCGTGTTGTTGTTCAAGGGGACGAGATTGCAATTTTAGGCAAGGGAATCCCAAATATCTATCTTAATGGTCGTAAAGTGCTAAATATTGACAAGATATTGAGTATAAAATCGTCTGAAATAAGAAAAATAGAAGTGCTAGGAAATCCTAATGGGAGATATGGGGTAAACACTTCGTCTGCCATTATTATCACAACGTCCACTTCCTATCAGGATATTTGGGGCATTGACATTATGGATAAAGTTGGCTCAAAAGGAAAATTTTCAAATGCTCTAAATGCTACAGCATATCTCAATTTATCAAAGATATCTATCAAAGCAGGTACAAATTACATCTATGGAGAGAAGATGTATCATAAAGAAGACACCTATGATTATTCTGTTCTAGATAATCAGATCAGGAATCGTTCCGTTACAGAGTTAAGTGGTGTACAAAAGAATCTAAGTCTTTCAACAGAGGTAGTTTATCGTATAAATAACAACCATAGTATCAATCTTTTTGCAAACGTAGATCCTACAGTTCTCGGAAAAGAACATCTTAATGGATTCTTGCACCACAACGACATCAATAATGTCAACCTTGTCCAAGAATTTAATAGTATAACCCAAACAAACTCATCAAATACATTGCTTAGTGGAGCATACCACTTTAATACCACAAAAACAAAAATAGATTTTTCTGGAACATATTTCTATATGAAGCAGAATGCTAATCGATATTTATCTACTGAACAAGAGACAAGTAAGTTTGATCAAAAAAGTATTGCTCACAACCTAACACTAAAAGGTGATTGTGAACAAAATCTTTCAAAGGTATTTAGTTTATTCTCTGGGATAGAATACATTTTTACACAAAGAGATGGTAGGTATAAAACTACAAATAGTAATACTGACTTTTTTAATCAAAAACAACTTACTGGATACATCGCTTTACAGGCTAATATTAACAAAAGGTGGAGGGCTCAGGCTCAGATGGGAATGGAGTTTATTGATTTCAAATACTTTAAAAATGAGACAATAATCAACGGGCAGAGTAAACGTTCGCTAAAATACCTGCCCAAGCTCTCCGTTTCTTACGAGAATGAAGATTTCTCATTAGAGTTATCTTATAATAAAACAATAGATAAACCTAGTTACAACCAGCTTTCGTCTAATTCCTTTATGAGTAACAAATATCTAAGATGGGATGGAAATCCCACACTTAGAAATAGCTATGTACACTCTTTAACAACGGATCTTACTTACAGCTGGGCAAACTTATCCCTCTCGTATTCTAGAGTAAAGGATGGCTTTTTTGAAGTCTGCACATTGCTTGATCCCCAAAGCATGATTGTAAAGATTTCTCCAGAAAACTTACCGGATTATAATCAGTTTTATGCAGGACTTTCAATGAACCCTCAAATAAGAAATCTAGGTATTCTCGCAGATGTTGGTTTGCAGTTACAAGATTTGAAATATGGAGGGGTATCTTATAACAAACCCTTGATTGCCTATTCTTTTCGATTAAACTATACATTTCTTAAGGGCGTATCATTAAGGTGTGGAATTTCTGGACACCTCAAGAATGGAAGTTATGCAACGGGAGAAACAAAAGGATACAGCAACTTTGATATACGCTTATCTAAAAGTTGGATGAGTGGCAAGCTAATTACACAAATCTATGCTACAGATATTTTCAACAAAGCCTATGAAAGAATCCTACTCAATACAAACAATATCTTGAGACAGGATTACTCCCATGGAGGGACTAGAGGTATTTTCCTTACAGTTCAATACAAGTGGGGGAAACGCAATAAAAGCAGTGGTCAAACCCTTTCGAAAGAAATGATGCGACTAATGTATTAA
- a CDS encoding beta-ketoacyl-ACP synthase III: MEKKVYINRIASYLPNKPISNDEMEDYIGMIGGKPSRVRSIVLRQNGIKTRYYGLDKEHKITHSNAQLAKEAVVDLFADRVVPTDVTLLACGTSTPDQLLPSHASMVHGELGNFPMEIFSSAGVCLTSLQALKICYSNILAGLHQKAVCVASELTSPALVAKFYEPEYEATHANPDKDPYMAFEKDFMRFMLSDGAGAVLVEDTPKGDPSLEIEWIEMTSYANELPTCMFMASELQSDGRLKSWKEYTPEEIKERGVLVGKQDIRQLKVHIIKYWVDHIETVLAKYNLKPEEIDYVIPHVSSMFFYEKLNDELSNRGIALTKEKWFTNLTSVGNIGSAAIYVALDELIRSKEIKQGQKILLLVPESGRFSFGSLLLRKY; this comes from the coding sequence ATGGAAAAGAAGGTGTACATTAATCGGATTGCTTCTTATTTACCCAATAAGCCTATCTCCAACGATGAAATGGAAGATTATATAGGGATGATTGGGGGAAAACCCTCAAGAGTTCGCTCTATTGTACTAAGACAGAATGGAATTAAGACTCGGTATTATGGCTTGGATAAGGAGCATAAGATAACTCACTCCAATGCACAGCTTGCAAAAGAAGCTGTGGTGGATTTATTTGCAGATAGAGTTGTACCAACCGATGTTACCCTTTTAGCCTGTGGTACGAGTACTCCTGATCAACTTCTGCCCTCCCATGCCTCTATGGTGCATGGAGAGCTAGGGAACTTCCCGATGGAGATATTTTCCTCAGCAGGTGTATGTCTCACTTCCCTACAAGCACTGAAGATTTGTTACAGTAATATTCTTGCAGGATTGCATCAAAAGGCTGTATGCGTTGCTTCGGAATTAACCTCACCGGCATTGGTTGCAAAATTCTATGAACCCGAATATGAAGCAACACATGCGAATCCGGATAAAGACCCCTATATGGCTTTTGAAAAGGATTTTATGAGGTTTATGTTGTCTGATGGTGCCGGGGCTGTATTAGTAGAAGATACTCCTAAAGGAGACCCCTCTCTCGAAATCGAATGGATTGAGATGACCTCATACGCTAATGAACTACCAACGTGTATGTTTATGGCTTCGGAATTACAATCCGATGGACGTTTGAAGAGTTGGAAAGAATATACTCCCGAGGAAATTAAAGAGCGTGGAGTTCTTGTGGGTAAACAAGATATTCGTCAGTTGAAAGTACACATTATTAAGTATTGGGTAGATCATATAGAGACAGTACTTGCTAAGTACAATCTAAAACCAGAAGAGATAGACTATGTGATACCTCATGTCTCTTCAATGTTCTTTTACGAGAAACTTAATGATGAGCTCTCCAATCGGGGAATTGCTCTAACGAAAGAAAAGTGGTTTACAAACCTCACTTCAGTTGGGAATATAGGTTCAGCAGCTATCTATGTGGCATTAGATGAGTTAATTAGATCAAAAGAGATAAAACAAGGACAGAAGATACTCCTTCTTGTTCCTGAGAGTGGTCGATTTTCATTCGGATCACTGCTTCTAAGGAAATACTAG
- a CDS encoding type IA DNA topoisomerase, with translation MKVIIAEKPSVAREIARVIRATNKKEGYIEGGDYAVTWALGHLITAAMPEAYGIKGFHKDNLPILPPVFTLIPRQIKEGKRYKADSAAVAQLKVIEKLFRECEGIIVATDAGREGELIFRFIYEYLGIAKPFDRLWISSLTDKAIKEGLARLQSGAAYDNLYYAARARSEADWLVGINATQAISIAAGRGTYSLGRVQTPTLCMVCSRFLENKKFEPQPFWQLSLAVKEGDESFRFSSADRWFDRTEATALYEKLRNASVATVETIVRKETKQEPPLLYDLTTLQKEANSRFGYSAEQTLSLAQKLYEKAYITYPRTGSRHIPEDVFAEIPALIAFLHDHPVWGVHARRLTELNAHSVDGKKVTDHHALLITGKKPIDMFGDEAVIYDMIAGRMLEAFSARCVKDVSTVTAICEGVKFILKGEIIKEEGWRAILKNSRKKDKEQLEAEERESRENGEGIIIPEWEEGEQLPLCSCSLAQGMTKPKPLHTESSLLAAMETAGKELEDEELRAQLKDCGIGTPATRAAIIETLFAREYMVRQKKSLVPTEKGLAVYSIVKGMKIGNAEMTGQWEADLARIERGELKEQEFRKGIENYATQITDELLSSKILFPKKQSDIHCPKCGKGSLVFYPRCAKCSDADCGLTLFRNVAGKSLTDEQLTQLAVNGETGVIKGFTSKAGKSFEASLSLDGEFKTVFIFPEHKKPSKSRR, from the coding sequence ATGAAAGTCATCATAGCAGAAAAACCGAGCGTAGCTCGTGAAATTGCCCGTGTTATTCGGGCAACCAACAAGAAAGAGGGTTATATTGAAGGAGGCGACTATGCCGTCACTTGGGCACTGGGGCATCTGATAACGGCAGCCATGCCCGAAGCCTACGGCATCAAGGGTTTCCACAAAGATAACCTGCCGATTCTTCCTCCCGTCTTTACCCTTATTCCCCGTCAAATCAAGGAGGGAAAACGCTATAAAGCAGACTCTGCTGCAGTCGCCCAACTCAAAGTCATCGAAAAACTCTTCCGGGAATGCGAGGGCATTATCGTAGCCACCGACGCAGGACGTGAGGGTGAGTTGATCTTTAGGTTCATTTACGAGTATCTCGGCATCGCCAAACCCTTCGACCGGCTGTGGATTAGTTCCTTGACAGATAAAGCCATCAAAGAGGGGCTCGCTCGTCTGCAAAGCGGCGCGGCGTATGACAACCTCTATTATGCCGCCCGTGCCCGTAGCGAAGCCGACTGGTTAGTGGGCATCAATGCCACCCAAGCCATATCCATTGCAGCAGGACGAGGCACTTATTCTTTGGGCAGGGTACAGACCCCGACCCTCTGTATGGTCTGCTCCCGTTTCTTGGAGAACAAGAAGTTTGAGCCACAGCCATTCTGGCAACTCAGCCTTGCAGTGAAGGAAGGTGATGAGAGTTTCCGCTTCTCCTCCGCCGACCGTTGGTTCGATAGGACGGAAGCCACTGCTCTGTATGAGAAACTCCGAAATGCTTCTGTAGCTACCGTAGAAACGATTGTGCGCAAGGAGACCAAGCAGGAGCCACCGCTTCTGTATGATTTGACCACTTTACAGAAAGAAGCGAACAGCCGGTTCGGCTATTCGGCGGAACAGACCCTTTCCTTGGCGCAGAAACTCTATGAGAAGGCATACATCACCTATCCACGCACGGGCAGCCGTCATATCCCTGAAGATGTGTTTGCCGAGATACCTGCCCTGATAGCCTTTTTGCACGACCATCCCGTCTGGGGTGTCCATGCCCGCCGACTGACCGAACTTAATGCGCATTCGGTGGACGGCAAGAAAGTGACCGACCACCATGCCCTGCTCATCACGGGCAAGAAGCCGATAGACATGTTTGGAGACGAGGCGGTCATCTACGATATGATAGCCGGACGTATGCTTGAAGCCTTTTCCGCCCGTTGCGTGAAAGATGTCAGTACGGTTACTGCCATCTGTGAAGGTGTGAAGTTCATCCTCAAAGGTGAAATCATCAAGGAAGAGGGTTGGCGTGCCATCCTCAAAAACAGCAGGAAAAAAGATAAGGAGCAGTTAGAAGCTGAAGAACGAGAAAGTCGAGAAAATGGGGAAGGCATCATCATCCCCGAATGGGAGGAAGGCGAGCAACTCCCGCTCTGTTCCTGTTCCTTGGCACAGGGAATGACCAAGCCCAAGCCCCTGCACACGGAAAGTTCGCTGTTGGCAGCGATGGAGACGGCGGGCAAGGAGTTGGAGGACGAGGAATTGCGTGCGCAGCTCAAAGATTGCGGTATCGGCACACCTGCAACCCGTGCCGCCATCATCGAAACCCTCTTTGCCCGTGAATACATGGTGCGCCAAAAGAAGTCGCTCGTCCCCACGGAGAAAGGACTTGCCGTCTATTCCATCGTCAAGGGGATGAAAATCGGCAATGCTGAGATGACCGGACAGTGGGAAGCGGACTTGGCGAGAATCGAACGGGGAGAGTTGAAAGAGCAAGAGTTTCGCAAGGGCATCGAAAACTACGCCACACAGATTACCGATGAACTGCTCTCCTCCAAAATCCTCTTTCCCAAGAAACAGAGCGACATCCATTGCCCAAAATGTGGCAAAGGTTCACTGGTCTTCTATCCCCGATGTGCCAAATGTTCCGATGCCGATTGTGGGCTAACCCTTTTCCGCAATGTGGCAGGCAAGAGCCTCACAGACGAACAACTGACACAATTGGCGGTGAACGGGGAGACAGGTGTCATTAAGGGCTTTACCTCCAAAGCAGGTAAGAGCTTCGAGGCTTCGCTTTCTTTGGACGGAGAGTTCAAGACAGTCTTCATCTTCCCCGAGCATAAGAAACCGAGCAAATCCCGAAGGTAA